One stretch of Sardina pilchardus chromosome 17, fSarPil1.1, whole genome shotgun sequence DNA includes these proteins:
- the LOC134061822 gene encoding trichohyalin-like, translating into MTRTRVHPEPIRTDDDSASTSSSGSILEPVWELCPTTAPQPRPAPSTQSRLAFAVEASGTNAQHVPCGCQAGVPLQLHLGQIFPGPSSSRCSNPCPVIIPFPVVPCHHRASSAAHLPLLSTGPQTSPRPTPTASAPGVKERDEEKADAAARLLQGSERTSRSCEENSKMKNKGKDVAAQPLSSGSKRTSKAPLRHIETATTPNCVATLKPVARRTRTQSPPARAVIADSEGEESDSEDSSSDDEEDTALDKLPPPDTSSLTAPKPSHITGNMDDQRLTYLKNLVLATERKVELVREQKKNRKAMYKEHREQLGVKWRIFRERKKFLKPDLKRWIKEELRRQNEAMYKDWKRLKRKLRQEKADLRECLYKYKKDLKEEEKREEQRQRALEKKRREKAKEEKVQQKKLQREEEKKRKERLAQEKEEKKAAMARARKEEKRKEQLQREEEKKLKKQREVEESMAKKNRRTTDRMSRYDRMCSWIRSHNPL; encoded by the exons ATGACTCGCACACGAGTCCATCCAGAGCCC ATCAGAACAGATGACGACAGTGCATCCACATCTTCCTCTGGTTCCATTCTTGAGCCAGTATGGGAGCTGTGCCCTACAACGGCACCTCAACCTCGTCCCGCTCCCTCTACGCAGTCCAGGTTGGCTTTTGCCGTGGAGGCCTCTGGCACCAATGCACAACATGTGCCATGTGGATGCCAAGCAGGAGTTCCGCTCCAGCTACACCTTGGGCAGATATTCCCTGGACCGTCATCATCCCGCTGCTCAAACCCATGCCCGGTGATCATCCCGTTCCCTGTTGTGCCATGTCATCACAGGGCATCCAGCGCTGCCCATCTCCCACTGCTCTCCACTGGGCCTCAGACGTCTCCCCGTCCCACTCCAACTGCGTCTGCTCCTGGGGTGAAGGAGAGGGACGAGGAGAAGGCCGATGCTGCTGCTCGCCTGTTACAAGGCTCAGAGCGCACGTCACGCAGCTGTGAAGAAAACTCCAAGATGAAGAACAAAGGAAAAGATGTCGCCGCTCAACCTCTGTCCAGTGGTTCGAAGCGCACATCAAAGGCTCCTCTTCGTCATATTGAAACAGCCACCACCCCAAATTGTGTGGCCACTCTTAAACCTGTGGCCAGAAGGACTAGAACACAGTCACCACCAGCCAGA gcaGTTATTGCCGATAGTGAAGGGGAGGAGAGTGACAGTGAGGACAGCAGCAGTGATGATGAGGAAGATACAGCCCTGGACAAACTACCTCCACCAGACACCAGCAGTCTCACTGCTCCCAAACCATCCCACATCACTGGGAACATGGATGACCAGCGCCTCACGTATTTAAAGAATTTGGTACTGGCCACTGAGAGGAAAGTGGAGTTGgtgagagagcagaagaaaaaTAGAAAGGCGATGTACAAGGAACACAGAGAACAGCTGGGAGTGAAGTGGAGAATcttcagagaaagaaagaagttcCTAAAGCCAGACCTGAAAAGATGGATAAAGGAAGAGCTGAGAAGGCAAAACGAGGCCATGTACAAGGACTGGAAGAGGCTTAAACGAAAGCTGAGACAAGAGAAAGCCGACCTGAGAGAATGCTTGTACAAGTACAAAAAGGACCtcaaagaggaagaaaagagggaggaacAGAGGCAGAGGGCTCTCGAGAAAAAACGTCGGGAAAAAGCAAAGGAAGAAAAAGTCCAGCAGAAGAAGTTacaaagggaagaggagaaaaaacgTAAGGAGAGGCTTGCgcaggagaaagaagagaaaaaggcaGCGATGGCGAGAGCACGTaaggaagagaaaaggaaggaacaactgcagagggaggaagagaagaagttAAAGAAACAGCGTGAAGTTGAAGAGAGTATGGCCAAAAAGAACAGGAGAACAACTGACAGAATGAGCAGATATGACAGAATGTGCTCCTGGATAAGAAGCCATAATCCGCTGTGA
- the LOC134061823 gene encoding chromatin assembly factor 1 subunit A-B-like, producing the protein MTRTRVHPEPIRTDDDSASTSSSGSILEPVWELCPTTAPQPRPAPLTQSRLAFTAEAPGTNAQHVPCGCQAGVPLQLHLGQIFPGPSSAHCSNPCPVIIPFPVVPCHHRASSAAHPPLLSTGPQTSPRPTPTASAPGVKERDEEKADAAARLLQGSERTSRSCEENSKMKNKGKDVAAQPLSSGSKRTSKAPLRHIETATTPNCAATLKPVARKTRTQSPPARAVIAESEGEESDSEDSSCDDEEDIAMDKLPPPDTSSLTAPKPSHITGNMDDQRLSYLKNLVLATERKVELVREQKKNRKAMYKEHREQLGVKWRIFRERKKFLKPDLKRWIKEELRRQNEAMYKDWKRLKRKLRQEKADLRECLYKYKKDLKEEEKREEQRQRALEKKRREKAKEEKVQQKKLQREEEKKRKERLAQEKEEKKAAMARARMEEKRKEQLQKEEEKKLKKQREVEESMAKKNRTIDRMSRYDRMCSWIRSHNPL; encoded by the exons ATGACTCGCACACGAGTCCATCCAGAGCCC ATCAGAACAGATGACGACAGTGCATCCACATCTTCCTCTGGTTCCATTCTTGAGCCAGTATGGGAGCTGTGCCCTACAACGGCACCTCAACCTCGTCCCGCTCCCCTTACGCAGTCCAGGTTGGCTTTTACCGCGGAGGCTCCTGGCACCAATGCACAACATGTGCCATGTGGATGCCAAGCAGGAGTTCCGCTCCAGCTACACCTTGGGCAGATATTCCCTGGACCGTCATCAGCCCACTGCTCAAACCCATGCCCGGTGATCATCCCGTTCCCTGTTGTGCCATGTCATCACAGGGCATCCAGCGCTGCCCATCCCCCACTGCTCTCCACTGGGCCTCAGACGTCTCCCCGTCCCACTCCAACTGCGTCTGCTCCtggggtgaaggagagagacgaggagaagGCCGATGCTGCTGCTCGCCTGTTACAAGGCTCAGAGCGCACGTCACGCAGCTGTGAAGAAAACTCCAAGATGAAGAACAAAGGAAAAGATGTCGCCGCTCAACCTCTGTCCAGTGGTTCGAAGCGCACATCAAAGGCTCCTCTTCGTCATATTGAAACAGCCACCACCCCGAATTGTGCGGCCACTCTTAAACCTGTGGCCAGAAAGACTAGAACACAGTCACCACCAGCCAGA gcaGTGATTGCCGAGAGTGAAGGGGAGGAGAGTGACAGTGAGGACAGCAGctgtgatgatgaggaagaCATAGCCATGGACAAACTACCTCCACCAGACACCAGCAGTCTCACTGCTCCCAAACCATCCCACATCACTGGGAACATGGACGACCAACGCCTCTCGTATTTAAAGAATTTGGTACTGGCCACTGAGAGGAAAGTGGAGTTGgtgagagagcagaagaaaaaTAGAAAGGCGATGTACAAGGAACACAGAGAACAGCTGGGAGTGAAGTGGAGAATcttcagagaaagaaagaagttcCTAAAGCCAGACCTGAAAAGATGGATAAAGGAAGAGCTGCGAAGGCAAAACGAGGCCATGTACAAGGACTGGAAGAGGCTCAAACGAAAGCTGAGACAAGAGAAAGCCGACCTGAGAGAATGCTTGTACAAGTACAAAAAGGACCtcaaagaggaagaaaagagagaggaacagaggcagAGGGCTCTCGAGAAAAAACGTCGGGAAAAAGCAAAGGAAGAAAAAGTCCAGCAGAAGAAGTTacaaagggaagaggagaaaaaacgTAAGGAGAGGCTTGCgcaggagaaagaagagaaaaaggcaGCGATGGCGAGAGCACGTAtggaagagaaaaggaaggaacaactgcagaaggaggaagagaagaagttAAAGAAACAGCGTGAAGTTGAAGAGAGCATGGCCAAAAAGAACAGAACAATTGACAGAATGAGCAGATATGACAGAATGTGCTCCTGGATAAGAAGCCATAATCCGCTGTGA